One region of Candidatus Riesia pediculischaeffi genomic DNA includes:
- the tadA gene encoding tRNA adenosine(34) deaminase TadA produces the protein MIIKPHLNTEQLKKDFFWMEKSINFAKRAELIGEVPIGSVLVYRDNMVASGWNEAISQKDPSAHAEIVSIRNGAKYFENYRLKEDVTMYVTVFPCIMCIGAIFHARIRRLVYGAENYKNSSSIFFENLKGKNNNMFGRNRIDICGGILSDNCSAILKNFFKKRRKVSNLKTVDTV, from the coding sequence ATGATCATAAAACCGCATTTAAACACAGAGCAGTTAAAGAAGGATTTTTTTTGGATGGAAAAATCAATCAATTTCGCTAAACGAGCTGAGCTAATAGGAGAAGTTCCCATAGGGTCAGTTCTCGTCTACCGGGATAATATGGTCGCTTCAGGTTGGAACGAGGCAATTTCTCAGAAAGATCCATCAGCACATGCAGAAATCGTATCCATTAGAAATGGAGCAAAATATTTCGAGAACTATCGTTTGAAAGAGGATGTTACAATGTACGTCACTGTGTTTCCTTGCATCATGTGCATAGGTGCTATATTTCACGCTAGAATTAGGAGATTGGTATATGGTGCAGAAAACTATAAAAATAGTTCTTCTATATTTTTTGAAAATCTAAAAGGTAAGAATAACAACATGTTCGGTAGAAATCGAATCGATATATGTGGTGGAATTTTATCCGACAATTGCTCTGCAATATTGAAGAATTTCTTTAAAAAAAGAAGAAAAGTTTCTAACCTGAAAACAGTAGATACCGTTTAA
- a CDS encoding 4Fe-4S binding protein — protein sequence MNVIDVHKGGNMSYQIGKRCVKCGICELTCPKEAISIRNRNYYIERSICDGCDKYEKPICKKVCPIKKAIVEKTET from the coding sequence ATGAACGTTATAGATGTTCATAAAGGAGGAAATATGAGTTATCAAATAGGTAAGAGGTGCGTTAAATGCGGAATTTGTGAATTAACTTGTCCGAAAGAGGCCATTTCAATCAGAAACAGAAACTACTACATCGAAAGATCGATCTGCGATGGGTGCGATAAATATGAAAAACCAATCTGTAAAAAAGTATGTCCAATAAAAAAAGCAATCGTAGAAAAAACCGAAACATGA
- the acpS gene encoding holo-ACP synthase, translated as MKLGGDVSIVGLGVDLINVDRIRKIFLIYRNKFARKILSDKEMKEYENQKDKAGFLAKRFCAKEAISKALGTGFKMGVHFNQLEILHEKTGKPFINLLGDSRSRFKFLGARNAEISITDDREYVCSVVIVEG; from the coding sequence ATGAAGCTAGGAGGCGACGTGTCGATAGTAGGGTTAGGTGTTGATTTGATCAACGTTGATAGAATTAGAAAAATTTTCCTTATATATAGGAATAAATTTGCAAGAAAGATACTTTCAGATAAAGAGATGAAAGAGTATGAGAATCAAAAGGATAAAGCAGGTTTTTTAGCGAAGAGATTTTGTGCAAAAGAAGCTATTTCAAAGGCATTAGGAACAGGTTTTAAGATGGGCGTTCACTTTAATCAACTTGAGATCCTTCATGAGAAAACAGGGAAACCATTTATCAACCTCCTGGGAGATTCTAGATCACGTTTTAAATTTCTAGGGGCAAGAAACGCAGAAATATCGATCACGGATGATAGGGAGTATGTTTGTAGCGTTGTGATTGTAGAAGGGTGA
- the pdxJ gene encoding pyridoxine 5'-phosphate synthase produces MKKIFLGVNVDHVATVRNSRMENYPDPVRFAVLAEEHGADGITVHLREDQRHITENDVYRLSQILKTRMNLEMSVSKRIVDIACTIKPFSCCIVPERREEITTECGLDVYNRKKEVGRSVDILKGNGIMVSLFVEPEKHQVDSAVEVGADIVEFHTGRYSNLKSMKERQEELKKIELSAIYAKSKGLTVNAGHGLTYLNVFDIAKFPEIYELNIGHSIISRSLFVGVKCAIREMKSILHEARRRRVDSRVRC; encoded by the coding sequence ATGAAAAAGATATTTCTTGGAGTAAATGTAGATCATGTTGCTACTGTCAGGAACAGTAGAATGGAAAACTATCCCGATCCTGTAAGGTTCGCTGTCCTCGCAGAGGAGCATGGAGCGGATGGTATCACGGTGCATTTAAGAGAGGATCAAAGACATATTACAGAGAACGATGTTTATCGGTTATCTCAGATTTTGAAAACTAGGATGAATTTGGAGATGTCCGTTTCTAAAAGAATAGTCGATATTGCTTGTACGATTAAGCCTTTCTCCTGTTGTATAGTTCCTGAGAGAAGGGAGGAGATCACTACTGAATGTGGTCTGGATGTATATAATCGTAAAAAAGAAGTAGGACGTTCCGTGGATATATTAAAAGGTAATGGGATAATGGTTTCATTATTTGTAGAACCGGAAAAACATCAGGTCGACTCTGCAGTAGAGGTTGGTGCAGATATCGTAGAGTTTCATACTGGACGTTACTCTAATTTAAAGAGTATGAAGGAAAGACAGGAAGAACTTAAAAAGATCGAACTTTCTGCAATTTACGCAAAATCTAAGGGTTTGACTGTAAATGCTGGACATGGATTAACCTATCTTAACGTATTTGATATCGCTAAATTTCCTGAGATCTATGAGTTAAATATAGGACATTCTATCATTAGTAGATCGTTGTTCGTCGGAGTAAAGTGTGCGATTAGAGAGATGAAAAGTATTCTACATGAAGCTAGGAGGCGACGTGTCGATAGTAGGGTTAGGTGTTGA
- the rnc gene encoding ribonuclease III, with the protein MEYCENEDVKILQDHIGYKFNNLKILYRSLTHRSASFAHNERLEFLGDSVLNLIVTNFLYKRHPTCDEGRMSRIRSNLVKKNTLSEIAMELKIWKFIKLGSGEFRNQGFLKRSILSDTLEAVVGAIFLDSNSMKETEIIVLNWYHNRMDPVDLLKNEKDPKTELQEYLQKLHLPLPKYRFLSSTGHDHEKKFTISCQTYGFDKTNYLITVGIGKNCKEAEQSAAKDMFEKIINRPPSS; encoded by the coding sequence ATGGAATACTGCGAAAACGAAGATGTAAAAATATTACAGGATCATATTGGTTATAAATTTAATAATTTGAAGATTCTCTATCGTTCTTTAACTCATAGAAGTGCGAGTTTCGCTCATAACGAAAGATTGGAATTTTTAGGAGATTCTGTTTTAAATCTCATCGTTACAAATTTCCTCTATAAACGACATCCTACATGCGATGAAGGAAGGATGAGCAGAATCAGATCTAACTTGGTCAAAAAAAATACTCTCTCTGAGATCGCTATGGAGCTGAAGATATGGAAGTTTATCAAGTTAGGATCTGGTGAGTTCAGAAACCAAGGTTTTTTAAAACGTTCGATACTTTCAGATACCTTAGAAGCTGTTGTAGGAGCTATATTTTTAGATAGCAACAGCATGAAAGAGACGGAGATCATTGTACTCAATTGGTATCATAATCGTATGGATCCGGTTGATTTATTAAAAAATGAAAAGGATCCAAAGACTGAACTGCAAGAATACCTACAAAAACTGCACTTACCGTTACCGAAATATAGATTTTTGAGCAGTACAGGACATGATCATGAAAAAAAATTTACGATTTCCTGTCAAACGTATGGATTTGATAAGACGAACTATCTTATTACCGTTGGAATCGGAAAGAATTGCAAGGAGGCAGAACAATCAGCAGCTAAGGATATGTTTGAAAAGATCATCAATCGTCCACCTTCCTCTTAA
- the lepB gene encoding signal peptidase I has protein sequence MFLKKKFINIVQRIISYRHSYLVSLASLFPILISTFLFRSFLYEPFQIPSGSMIPSLLVGDFILVKKFSYRLINPIDQSTIFRIQEPRRGDIVVFKYPLDSKINFVKRIIGIPGDKVIYDCRQKELKIFSNYLNDLQKTYIPVDYSVKKESEWTLFMDDMFSQKKQSHRRISIYDQTPKYSLRQEERVEKIGQRKGYTILSIPGIYTESHYKQRYMSKNQWIVPKRSYFVMGDNRDNSSDSRSWGLISEDDLIGKVTMVWFSLNKVEHQWPTGIRFERIGKVY, from the coding sequence ATCTTTTTAAAAAAAAAATTTATAAATATAGTACAGAGAATCATATCATATAGACACTCCTATCTTGTCTCTCTTGCCTCATTGTTTCCTATTCTAATTTCTACTTTTTTATTTCGTTCTTTTTTGTATGAACCTTTTCAAATTCCATCAGGTTCCATGATTCCATCACTTTTAGTTGGAGATTTCATATTGGTGAAAAAATTTTCTTATCGATTGATCAACCCTATCGATCAATCTACCATATTCAGAATTCAAGAACCGAGAAGAGGAGATATAGTGGTGTTTAAGTATCCTTTAGATAGTAAAATAAACTTCGTAAAAAGAATAATAGGAATACCGGGTGATAAAGTGATATACGATTGTCGACAAAAAGAACTGAAGATTTTTTCAAACTACCTGAATGACCTTCAGAAAACTTATATTCCGGTCGATTATTCCGTAAAGAAGGAAAGCGAATGGACTTTATTTATGGACGACATGTTTTCTCAAAAAAAACAGAGTCATCGTAGAATATCAATATACGATCAAACTCCTAAGTATTCTTTGAGACAAGAAGAGAGGGTTGAAAAAATCGGTCAAAGAAAAGGATACACTATTTTATCTATTCCTGGAATATATACGGAATCACATTACAAGCAGCGATATATGTCAAAGAATCAATGGATCGTTCCTAAGAGAAGTTATTTCGTAATGGGAGATAACCGTGATAACAGTTCAGACAGCAGAAGTTGGGGTCTAATCTCAGAAGATGATTTGATAGGAAAAGTGACCATGGTCTGGTTTAGTTTGAACAAAGTTGAACATCAATGGCCTACTGGAATTCGTTTCGAGAGGATCGGAAAAGTGTATTAG
- the ung gene encoding uracil-DNA glycosylase, with protein sequence MIKEKRENNFNWTKFLSQESKKPYFIKIIKKIKEVRNSGKIIYPKDEDIFNALHYTEFQKIKVVILGQDPYHHPNQSHGLSFSVFPSAKIPPSLRNIYKELKDDVVNFKIPNHGCLIKWARQGVLLLNSILTVERGKPLSHGDIGWQIFTDRIISQISLLKSGVVFLLWGNFAKRKRKVIDENRHYILESTHPSPFSSNFGFFGCKHFSKTNRILKEQKLKLIDWNLS encoded by the coding sequence ATGATAAAAGAAAAAAGAGAAAACAACTTTAATTGGACGAAATTTCTTTCACAAGAAAGCAAAAAACCATATTTTATAAAGATTATAAAAAAAATAAAAGAGGTAAGAAATTCTGGAAAGATAATATATCCGAAAGATGAAGATATTTTTAACGCATTACACTATACTGAATTTCAAAAAATCAAGGTAGTCATCTTAGGGCAAGATCCTTATCATCATCCGAATCAATCTCATGGTCTGTCTTTTTCCGTTTTTCCAAGCGCTAAAATCCCACCTTCTTTAAGAAACATTTACAAAGAACTAAAAGATGACGTAGTAAACTTCAAAATACCGAATCATGGGTGTTTGATAAAATGGGCAAGACAGGGTGTTCTTCTATTAAATAGTATACTAACAGTTGAAAGAGGAAAACCACTTTCTCATGGTGATATCGGTTGGCAAATATTTACAGATAGAATCATTTCCCAAATTAGTTTACTGAAAAGTGGGGTAGTTTTTCTGTTATGGGGAAATTTCGCCAAGAGGAAAAGGAAAGTAATAGATGAAAACAGACATTATATCCTTGAATCCACACATCCTTCTCCGTTCTCTTCAAATTTTGGATTTTTCGGGTGTAAACACTTTTCAAAAACAAACCGAATATTGAAGGAACAAAAATTGAAGTTAATCGATTGGAACTTATCCTAG
- the grpE gene encoding nucleotide exchange factor GrpE codes for MNTIKDRKNHENKKFSVEEPKEMNSTKRDDVYEILKEDFSKKEEKYGSLIKELNEKLGSFEKREREIILRSKAEVENIIRRSEKNMEKAHKFALEKFSYDLLSVIDNLERSISLTKNAENGFSLILEGVQLTIRSFLSVIKKYGIRPIDVQIGEPFDPRFHEAVSTINSEEHQDNKIIDIVQKGYTIHSRLLRPSMVVVNAKKRE; via the coding sequence ATGAATACTATAAAAGACCGTAAAAATCACGAAAATAAAAAATTTTCTGTAGAGGAACCAAAAGAGATGAACTCTACAAAAAGAGACGATGTTTATGAGATATTAAAAGAGGATTTTTCTAAAAAGGAAGAAAAATATGGCTCTTTGATTAAAGAGCTGAATGAAAAGTTAGGGTCTTTTGAGAAAAGAGAAAGGGAAATCATTCTTCGCTCAAAAGCAGAGGTAGAAAACATTATACGTAGATCTGAAAAGAATATGGAGAAGGCGCACAAATTTGCTTTAGAGAAATTTTCTTATGATCTCCTATCTGTTATAGATAATTTGGAAAGATCCATATCTTTAACAAAGAACGCAGAAAATGGTTTTTCATTGATTTTAGAAGGTGTTCAGTTGACTATTCGATCATTTCTATCTGTTATTAAAAAATATGGGATACGACCTATTGACGTTCAAATTGGAGAACCGTTCGATCCTAGGTTTCACGAAGCTGTTTCAACTATCAATTCAGAAGAACATCAAGATAATAAAATAATAGATATAGTCCAAAAAGGTTATACCATTCATAGCAGATTGTTACGACCGTCTATGGTTGTTGTGAATGCGAAAAAAAGGGAATGA